The following are from one region of the Etheostoma spectabile isolate EspeVRDwgs_2016 chromosome 2, UIUC_Espe_1.0, whole genome shotgun sequence genome:
- the LOC116697563 gene encoding hsp90 co-chaperone Cdc37 isoform X2, with protein sequence MAEFQQRGEDLENNLLECKKQLEEAQGRLKELEEGRNDGEEDEEREAEIKKVQGEVRKLKKDEKSFEKMIEEYQREKKKLPWDVDTISKEGFSKSVLNIKPVTKEETEEEKVEKHKTFAEKYKNEIKHFGMLRRWDDSQTFLSDNPHLVCEETANCLVVICIDFEIDEKHALMEQVAHQAIVMQFILDLARTLKIDARGCFRQFFSKIKTADKPYLDEFDRELELLKERIRSCAQMQMESAGKELEEEERQKRLGPGGLDPVEVYESLPKEMQKSFDEKNIQMLQEAIRKLDLEEGKYHLRRCIASGLWVPESGESDDEKEDDEEDEEEN encoded by the exons ATGGCTGAGTTTCAGCAGAGAGGGGAAGATCTGGAGAATAACTTATTAGAATGCAAGAAGCAATTGGAGGAAGCCCAGGGACGACTTAAAGAACTGGAAGAAGGAAGGAACGAcggagaggaggatgaggagagagaggccgagATAAAGAAAGTCCAGGGCGAGGTCAGAAAACTGAAGAAGGACGAAAAgtcttttgagaaaatgatcGAAGAATACcaacgggaaaaaaaaaaactgccctgGGATGTTGACACTATCAGCAAAGAAGGTTTCAGCAAG AGTGTACTTAACATCAAACCTGTAACTAAGGAGGaaacagaggaggaaaaggtGGAGAAGCACAAGACCTTTGCTGAGAAGTATAAAAACGAAATCAAACACTTTG GTATGTTGCGGCGCTGGGATGACAGTCAGACGTTTCTGTCAGACAACCCGCATCTGGTATGTGAAGAGACGGCTAATTGCCTTGTTGTCATCTGTATTGACTTTGAGATAGATGAG AAACACGCACTAATGGAGCAGGTGGCCCACCAGGCCATCGTCATGCAGTTCATCTTGGATTTAGCTCGGACGCTTAAGATCGATGCAAGAGGCTGCTTCCGACAATTCTTTTCAAAGATCAAG ACTGCAGACAAGCCGTACCTAGATGAGTTTGACCGTGAGCtggagctgctgaaggagcGGATCCGCAGCTGTGCGCAGATGCAAATGGAGAGTGCTGGGAAGGAGctagaggaagaagagaggcaGAAAAGACTGGGCCCAGGTGGTTTAGACCCTGTAGAGGTCTATGAATCACTGCCAAAG GAAATGCAGAAGAGCTTTGATGAGAAGAACATTCAGATGCTACAGGAAGCTATTCGCAAACTGGACCTGGAG GAAGGAAAATACCACCTCAGGAGGTGTATTGCCTCTGGACTGTGGGTCCCTGAATCTGGAGAGAGTGATGATGAAAAGGAAGACGAcgaagaggatgaggaagaaAATTAG
- the LOC116697176 gene encoding cAMP-specific 3',5'-cyclic phosphodiesterase 4C isoform X2 — MKKSRSVLSVTGEEGNDTDITGSGEKAESSRYSRSYTSGATLGAELRRGRSRRLSSSLQVPCWLRPRDRTRSPEVLSNVTRPTTLPLRIPPRISITQADTDGYEAENGVSPGHTPLGSQSPSLTLHTPFPHGQRRESFLYRSDSDYDMSPKTVSRNSSLASEGHTGEDFIVTPFAQVLASLRSVRSNFTILANLSTPPVKSPLDGVCVSPRASLSDQQYQQLAMDTLEELDWCLDQLETIQTHRSVSEMASNKFKRMLNRELSHLSEMSRSGNQVSEYISSTFMDKQNEVEPPSPTLKDKSMSHISGVRKLSHSSSLSSSSMPRFGVNTDHEDELAKELEDLDKWGFNIFRVAEFSNNRPLSCIMYTIFQERELLKTFRIPVDTFVTYVMTLEDHYHGNVAYHNSLHAADVTQSTHVLLSTPALDAVFTDLEILAALFAAAIHDVDHPGVSNQFLINTNSELALMYNDESVLENHHLAVGFKLLHQENCDIFQNLTKRQRQSLRKLVIDMVLATDMSKHMTLLADLKTMVETKKVTSSGVLLLDHYTERTQVLRNMVHCADLSNPTKALPLYRQWTERIMEEFFRQGDKERERGMEISAMCDKHTAIVEKSQVGFIDYIVHPLWETWADLVHPDAQELLDTLEENREWYVSTMPQSPSPPPDRHLQHDRFQFELTLEDLEHNNHNHVHLRSNGGTNICNDIGDSDRTHGGGETEKEDEQNHNSKHNGVQGEDEEEAKENGEEEGEETVERDGEGEEEANKNGEEEGEETGEREGEEEGEANKNGEEEGEETGVRAGEEEEAAKENGEEEGGETGEREGEEVEKANENAEEEEEHGEDQVEEDGEQTDEGNDAVVEEEETKEEEEENEQHQEGEEEEEEGEDGAKNEDIEGELEEENEEREKESEGEEEMENEEGEVEEKEEGEMEEKVEEKIAELEENVEKEEGETEENVEDEAAETEDKVKVGETADVEEEEEKGELEEAEEEEVPVEDEAVNEEEDEEES; from the exons ATGAAGAAGAGCCGCAGCGTGCTGTCTGTGACTGGAGAAGAG GGTAATGACACAGATATAACAGGTTCTGGGGAGAAGGCGGAGTCGTCTCGATACAGCCGATCTTATACGTCTGGGGCCACATTGGGGGCTGAGCTACGCAGAGGGAGGAGCAGAAGACTCTCCTCTAGTCTCCAG GTACCCTGCTGGCTCCGCCCTCGAGACCGCACTCGTTCACCGGAGGTCCTGAGCAACGTGACACGTCCAACAACTCTCCCCCTCCGCATCCCGCCACGCATCTCCATCACACAAGCAGACACTGACGG TTACGAAGCAGAAAATGGCGTGTCACCAGGTCACACCCCTCTGGGTTCGCAGAGTCCAAGTCTCACCCTGCACACCCCCTTTCCCCACGGCCAGAGAAGAGAGTCCTTCCTTTACCGTTCAGACTCAGACTACGATATGTCGCCCAAGACGGTCTCACGTAACTCCTCCCTCGCCAGTGAAGG GCACACCGGAGAGGATTTCATTGTCACACCTTTTGCTCAA GTATTGGCCAGTCTGCGATCAGTACGGAGCAACTTCACCATTCTTGCCAACCTCTCCACACCACCAGTCAA GTCTCCTCTGGACGGAGTGTGTGTCAGTCCCAGGGCGTCACTATCAGACCAGCAGTACCAGCAGCTCGCCATGGACACACTGGAGGAGCTGGACTGGTGCTTGGACCAGCTGGAGACCATTCAGACACACCGCTCAGTCAGCGAAATGGCCTCCAACAAG TTCAAGAGGATGCTGAATAGAGAGCTGTCCCACCTGTCAGAGATGAGTCGCTCTGGTAACCAGGTGTCTGAATacatctccagcaccttcatgg ACAAGCAGAACGAGGTGGAACCCCCGTCTCCTACTCTGAAAGACAAATCTATGAGTCACATCAGCGGAGTGAGGAAGCTGTCTCACAGCTCCAGCCTCTCCAGTTCTTCAATGCCTCGCTTCGGTGTCAACACGGACCACGAGGATGAGCTTGCCAAG gAGTTGGAGGATTTGGACAAGTGGGGTTTTAACATATTCAGAGTAGCAGAATTCTCCAACAACAGACCTCTCAGCTGCATCATGTACACCATCTTCCAG GAGCGAGAGCTGTTGAAGACGTTTCGTATCCCGGTTGACACCTTCGTCACTTATGTGATGACCCTAGAGGACCATTACCATGGAAACGTAGCGTACCACAACAGCCTCCACGCTGCAGACGTCACCCAGTCCACACATGTCCTCCTGTCCACACCTGCTCTCGat GCTGTGTTCACTGACCTGGAGATCCTTGCCGCTCTGTTCGCTGCAGCTATCCATGATGTAGACCACCCCGGAGTTTCCAATCAGTTCCTCATCAACACCA ACTCGGAGCTGGCCCTCATGTATAACGATGAGTCCGTTTTGGAGAACCACCACCTCGCTGTGGGCTTCAAGCTTCTGCACCAGGAAAACTGTGACATCTTCCAGAACCTCACCAAGCGACAGCGCCAGAGCCTTCGCAAGCTCGTTATCGATATG GTGTTGGCCACAGACATGTCTAAACACATGACCCTATTGGCTGATCTGAAGACTATGGTGGAGACCAAGAAGGTGACCAGCTCTGGTGTGCTGCTCCTGGACCACTACACAGAACGGACCCAG gTGCTGAGGAACATGGTGCACTGTGCAGACCTGAGCAACCCCACCAAGGCGTTGCCGTTATACAGACAGTGGACGGAGAGGATCATGGAGGAGTTCTTCCGACAGGGTGAcaaggagcgagagagagggatggagatCAGCGCCATGTGTGACAAACACACCGCCATCGTGGAGAAGAGTCAG gtGGGTTTCATCGACTACATCGTCCACCCGCTGTGGGAGACGTGGGCTGACCTGGTGCACCCGGACGCCCAGGAGCTGCTGGACACGCTGGAGGAGAACAGGGAGTGGTATGTGAGCACCATGCCCCAGTCTCCCTCGCCTCCCCCGGACAGACACCTACAGCACGACCGCTTCCAGTTCGAACTCACCCTGGAGGACCTGgaacacaacaaccacaaccacGTTCACCTGAGGAGCAATGGCGGGACAAACATCTGCAATGACATCGGCGACTCAGACCGAACGCACGGCGGTGGAGAAACGGAGAAAGAAGACGAGCAGAATCACAACAGCAAGCACAACGGAGTCCAGGGTGAAGATGAG gaggaggcGAAGGagaacggagaggaagagggggaggagactgtagaaagagatggagaaggagaggaggaggcaaACAAGaatggagaggaagagggagaggagactggagaaagagagggagaagaagaggggGAGGCAAACAAGaatggagaggaagagggagaggagactGGAGTAAGAGcgggagaagaagaggaggcagCAAAGGAGaatggagaggaagaggggggggagactggagaaagagagggagaagaagtgGAGAAGGCAAACGAGAacgcagaggaagaggaggagcatgGAGAAGACCAAGTAGAAGAAGACGGAGAGCAGACAGATGAAGGGAATGATgcggtggtggaggaggaggagactaaagaagaggaggaagagaatgaGCAACATcaggagggagaagaggaggaagaggaaggtgagGATGGTGCAAAAAATGAAGACATAGAAGGCGAGTTAGAGGAAGAAAAtgaagagagggaaaaagaaagtGAGGGGGAAGAGGAAATGGAAAATGAGGAGGGTGAAGtggaggaaaaagaggagggagagatggaggagaaagTAGAAGAGAAAATAGCAGAGCTGGAGGAAAATGTAGAGAAGGAGGAGGGTGAGACAGAGGAGAACGTGGAGGACGAGGCGGCAGAAACGGAGGACAAAGTTAAGGTCGGAGAAACAGCAGATGtcgaagaggaagaggagaaaggagagttggaagaagcagaagaggaggaggtgccaGTTGAGGATGAAGCTGTCAACGAggaagaagatgaggaggaaaGTTAG
- the LOC116697176 gene encoding cAMP-specific 3',5'-cyclic phosphodiesterase 4C isoform X1: MKKSRSVLSVTGEEGNDTDITGSGEKAESSRYSRSYTSGATLGAELRRGRSRRLSSSLQVPCWLRPRDRTRSPEVLSNVTRPTTLPLRIPPRISITQADTDGYEAENGVSPGHTPLGSQSPSLTLHTPFPHGQRRESFLYRSDSDYDMSPKTVSRNSSLASEGHTGEDFIVTPFAQVLASLRSVRSNFTILANLSTPPVKRSPLDGVCVSPRASLSDQQYQQLAMDTLEELDWCLDQLETIQTHRSVSEMASNKFKRMLNRELSHLSEMSRSGNQVSEYISSTFMDKQNEVEPPSPTLKDKSMSHISGVRKLSHSSSLSSSSMPRFGVNTDHEDELAKELEDLDKWGFNIFRVAEFSNNRPLSCIMYTIFQERELLKTFRIPVDTFVTYVMTLEDHYHGNVAYHNSLHAADVTQSTHVLLSTPALDAVFTDLEILAALFAAAIHDVDHPGVSNQFLINTNSELALMYNDESVLENHHLAVGFKLLHQENCDIFQNLTKRQRQSLRKLVIDMVLATDMSKHMTLLADLKTMVETKKVTSSGVLLLDHYTERTQVLRNMVHCADLSNPTKALPLYRQWTERIMEEFFRQGDKERERGMEISAMCDKHTAIVEKSQVGFIDYIVHPLWETWADLVHPDAQELLDTLEENREWYVSTMPQSPSPPPDRHLQHDRFQFELTLEDLEHNNHNHVHLRSNGGTNICNDIGDSDRTHGGGETEKEDEQNHNSKHNGVQGEDEEEAKENGEEEGEETVERDGEGEEEANKNGEEEGEETGEREGEEEGEANKNGEEEGEETGVRAGEEEEAAKENGEEEGGETGEREGEEVEKANENAEEEEEHGEDQVEEDGEQTDEGNDAVVEEEETKEEEEENEQHQEGEEEEEEGEDGAKNEDIEGELEEENEEREKESEGEEEMENEEGEVEEKEEGEMEEKVEEKIAELEENVEKEEGETEENVEDEAAETEDKVKVGETADVEEEEEKGELEEAEEEEVPVEDEAVNEEEDEEES; this comes from the exons ATGAAGAAGAGCCGCAGCGTGCTGTCTGTGACTGGAGAAGAG GGTAATGACACAGATATAACAGGTTCTGGGGAGAAGGCGGAGTCGTCTCGATACAGCCGATCTTATACGTCTGGGGCCACATTGGGGGCTGAGCTACGCAGAGGGAGGAGCAGAAGACTCTCCTCTAGTCTCCAG GTACCCTGCTGGCTCCGCCCTCGAGACCGCACTCGTTCACCGGAGGTCCTGAGCAACGTGACACGTCCAACAACTCTCCCCCTCCGCATCCCGCCACGCATCTCCATCACACAAGCAGACACTGACGG TTACGAAGCAGAAAATGGCGTGTCACCAGGTCACACCCCTCTGGGTTCGCAGAGTCCAAGTCTCACCCTGCACACCCCCTTTCCCCACGGCCAGAGAAGAGAGTCCTTCCTTTACCGTTCAGACTCAGACTACGATATGTCGCCCAAGACGGTCTCACGTAACTCCTCCCTCGCCAGTGAAGG GCACACCGGAGAGGATTTCATTGTCACACCTTTTGCTCAA GTATTGGCCAGTCTGCGATCAGTACGGAGCAACTTCACCATTCTTGCCAACCTCTCCACACCACCAGTCAA AAGGTCTCCTCTGGACGGAGTGTGTGTCAGTCCCAGGGCGTCACTATCAGACCAGCAGTACCAGCAGCTCGCCATGGACACACTGGAGGAGCTGGACTGGTGCTTGGACCAGCTGGAGACCATTCAGACACACCGCTCAGTCAGCGAAATGGCCTCCAACAAG TTCAAGAGGATGCTGAATAGAGAGCTGTCCCACCTGTCAGAGATGAGTCGCTCTGGTAACCAGGTGTCTGAATacatctccagcaccttcatgg ACAAGCAGAACGAGGTGGAACCCCCGTCTCCTACTCTGAAAGACAAATCTATGAGTCACATCAGCGGAGTGAGGAAGCTGTCTCACAGCTCCAGCCTCTCCAGTTCTTCAATGCCTCGCTTCGGTGTCAACACGGACCACGAGGATGAGCTTGCCAAG gAGTTGGAGGATTTGGACAAGTGGGGTTTTAACATATTCAGAGTAGCAGAATTCTCCAACAACAGACCTCTCAGCTGCATCATGTACACCATCTTCCAG GAGCGAGAGCTGTTGAAGACGTTTCGTATCCCGGTTGACACCTTCGTCACTTATGTGATGACCCTAGAGGACCATTACCATGGAAACGTAGCGTACCACAACAGCCTCCACGCTGCAGACGTCACCCAGTCCACACATGTCCTCCTGTCCACACCTGCTCTCGat GCTGTGTTCACTGACCTGGAGATCCTTGCCGCTCTGTTCGCTGCAGCTATCCATGATGTAGACCACCCCGGAGTTTCCAATCAGTTCCTCATCAACACCA ACTCGGAGCTGGCCCTCATGTATAACGATGAGTCCGTTTTGGAGAACCACCACCTCGCTGTGGGCTTCAAGCTTCTGCACCAGGAAAACTGTGACATCTTCCAGAACCTCACCAAGCGACAGCGCCAGAGCCTTCGCAAGCTCGTTATCGATATG GTGTTGGCCACAGACATGTCTAAACACATGACCCTATTGGCTGATCTGAAGACTATGGTGGAGACCAAGAAGGTGACCAGCTCTGGTGTGCTGCTCCTGGACCACTACACAGAACGGACCCAG gTGCTGAGGAACATGGTGCACTGTGCAGACCTGAGCAACCCCACCAAGGCGTTGCCGTTATACAGACAGTGGACGGAGAGGATCATGGAGGAGTTCTTCCGACAGGGTGAcaaggagcgagagagagggatggagatCAGCGCCATGTGTGACAAACACACCGCCATCGTGGAGAAGAGTCAG gtGGGTTTCATCGACTACATCGTCCACCCGCTGTGGGAGACGTGGGCTGACCTGGTGCACCCGGACGCCCAGGAGCTGCTGGACACGCTGGAGGAGAACAGGGAGTGGTATGTGAGCACCATGCCCCAGTCTCCCTCGCCTCCCCCGGACAGACACCTACAGCACGACCGCTTCCAGTTCGAACTCACCCTGGAGGACCTGgaacacaacaaccacaaccacGTTCACCTGAGGAGCAATGGCGGGACAAACATCTGCAATGACATCGGCGACTCAGACCGAACGCACGGCGGTGGAGAAACGGAGAAAGAAGACGAGCAGAATCACAACAGCAAGCACAACGGAGTCCAGGGTGAAGATGAG gaggaggcGAAGGagaacggagaggaagagggggaggagactgtagaaagagatggagaaggagaggaggaggcaaACAAGaatggagaggaagagggagaggagactggagaaagagagggagaagaagaggggGAGGCAAACAAGaatggagaggaagagggagaggagactGGAGTAAGAGcgggagaagaagaggaggcagCAAAGGAGaatggagaggaagaggggggggagactggagaaagagagggagaagaagtgGAGAAGGCAAACGAGAacgcagaggaagaggaggagcatgGAGAAGACCAAGTAGAAGAAGACGGAGAGCAGACAGATGAAGGGAATGATgcggtggtggaggaggaggagactaaagaagaggaggaagagaatgaGCAACATcaggagggagaagaggaggaagaggaaggtgagGATGGTGCAAAAAATGAAGACATAGAAGGCGAGTTAGAGGAAGAAAAtgaagagagggaaaaagaaagtGAGGGGGAAGAGGAAATGGAAAATGAGGAGGGTGAAGtggaggaaaaagaggagggagagatggaggagaaagTAGAAGAGAAAATAGCAGAGCTGGAGGAAAATGTAGAGAAGGAGGAGGGTGAGACAGAGGAGAACGTGGAGGACGAGGCGGCAGAAACGGAGGACAAAGTTAAGGTCGGAGAAACAGCAGATGtcgaagaggaagaggagaaaggagagttggaagaagcagaagaggaggaggtgccaGTTGAGGATGAAGCTGTCAACGAggaagaagatgaggaggaaaGTTAG
- the LOC116697404 gene encoding ADP-ribosylation factor-binding protein GGA2 produces MATSDKQATLDSWLNQATDPNNQEDRWDCIQGFYQLVNQETDGPQVAVRLLVHKIQSPQEKQALQALTVLEACMNNCGKSFHSEVAKFRFLNELIKLLTPKYFGAWTPQKVKDRVTEVLYGWTLWLKEEPKIQEAYCMLKKQGIVKKDPKLPDTVIMAPPTQRTTDSVFDQEDKAKLLARLLKSARPEDLEAANRLIKSTIKEEQEKAEKVSKRESTLEEVQRSTKQLRELLHQHTITGNSLQPSDDLKALYERCDRLRPSLFRLASDTMDDDVALTQILAANDELTLVVNSYKDRVGQRECNGGRERSRSEENKNNVPESPREIKSYHLIDLSALDSPQTHRKNVDSPPAFESCSPMFSSLLESTFHSVADRDLNELELDHLVSKQTQETSRSYYEELLQLNGEAQMKKNAEQNGGRGVVLRARGCGGSSTTSNGTNIWSLPYHQQFTESGSTSQSQEQLTEVSRSPVKVEESLFTPQLLKNIFVPMETIKPSHLEPITLYDQGSVRVSLHFAKDSPPGYPGVAVVVISTVNTSALDVKDFLFQAAVPKTMLVKLQPASVTHLPPYNPLLPPPAISQVLLLVNPHKRKVRLRYKLTLTHGDQKLDETGEIDNFPDWTTLTCH; encoded by the exons ATGGCGACGAGTGACAAGCAGGCAACTCTAGACTCGTGGCTCA ACCAGGCGACAGACCCAAACAATCAGGAGGACAGATGGGACTGCATCCAGGGCTTCTACCAGCTGGTCAACCAAGAGACTGATGG CCCACAGGTAGCCGTACGCCTTCTTGTCCATAAAATCCAGTCGCCACAGGAGAAACAGGCTCTGCAGGCTCTCACT GTTCTTGAGGCATGTATGAACAACTGTGGAAAGAGTTTCCACAGCGAGGTGGCCAAGTTTCGCTTTCTCAATGAGCTCATCAAACTTTTAACACCAAAG TACTTTGGCGCGTGGACACCACAGAAAGTTAAGGACCGAGTGACGGAGGTCCTCTACGGCTGGACTCTTTGGCTTAAAGAAGAACCTAAGATTCAGGAAGCTTACTGCATGCTCAAGAAACAAG gtATTGTAAAGAAAGATCCCAAGCTACCAGACACAGTTATAATGGCACCTCCAACGCAAAGAACCACAGACTCTGTTTTTGACCAGGAGGACAAGGccaag CTTTTAGCCAGATTATTAAAGAGTGCTCGCCCTGAAGACCTGGAAGCTGCCAATAGACTCATTAAAAGCACCATCAAAGAG gagCAGGAGAAGGCAGAGAAAGTGTCAAAGCGTGAATCTACTCTGGAGGAAGTACAGCGCAGCACCAAACAGCTCAGAGAGCTGCTGCACCAGCACACCATCACTGGAAACTCGTTACAGCCCAGTGATGACTTAAAG GCCCTATATGAGCGCTGTGATAGGCTGAGGCCCAGCTTGTTCCGCCTCGCCAGCGACACGATGGACGACGACGTAGCTCTGACACAGATCCTGGCGGCTAACGACGAGCTAACGCTTGTAGTAAACTCCTACAAAGACCGAGTGGGGCAGAGAGAGTGTAACGGTGGAAGGGAAAGAAGTAGAAGCGAAGAGAATAAAAATAATG TTCCAGAGAGTCCCAGAGAGATTAAAAGCTACCACCTCATTGATCTGTCGGCACTGGACTCCCCACAGACGCACCGAAAAAATGTTGATTCTCCACCAGCCTTTGAATCCTGTTCACCCATGTTTTCCTCTCTTCTGGAAAGTACCTTCCACTCAGTGGCTGACCGGGACTTAAATGAATTAG AGTTAGATCATCTGGTCTCAAAGCAGACTCAAGAGACTTCAAGGTCCTATTATGAAGAACTGCTGCAG CTTAATGGCGAGGCTCAGATGAAGAAGAATGCTGAGCAGAATGGAGGGAGAGGTGTTGTGTTGAGAGCCCGGGGGTGTGGAGGGAGCAGTACTACATCCAATGGGACTAACATCTG GTCGCTTCCTTACCATCAACAGTTTACAGAGTCAGGGTCAACGTCCCAGTCGCAGGAACAACTCACTGAAGTGTCGAGATCTCCAGTGAAAGTAGAGGAGAGCTTGTTTACCCCCCAACTCCTGAAAAACATCTTTGTTCCCATGGAGACCATCAAACCCA GTCATCTTGAGCCGATCACTTTGTATGATCAGGGCAGCGTCCGAGTATCCCTCCATTTTGCCAAAGACTCCCCGCCTGGTTATCCAGGTGTCGCTGTGGTCGTCATCTCCACAGTAAACACATCTGCCCTCGATGTGAAAGACTTCCTGTTTCAAGCTGCTGTtccaaag ACCATGTTGGTGAAACTTCAGCCAGCCTCAGTGACACACCTGCCTCCTTACAACCCTCTCCTGCCTCCACCCGCCATCTCCCAGGTCCTCCTGTTGGTTAATCCTCACAAA CGAAAGGTGCGTCTACGCTACAAGTTGACACTGACACATGGAGACCAAAAGCTGGACGAGACCGGAGAGATTGACAACTTTCCTGACTGGACCACTTTGACGTGCcactaa